The genomic segment ttggaaagattgttcgtataagaagtgatcatggtaaagattTTGAGAATTCtatctatgatgatttttgtaagtctgcaggtatctctcatgagttttcagctcccaaaactccacaacagaatggagttgtagaaaggaaaaaccgcactcttcaagaaatggctagagtgatgtTAAATAGAAAAAACTTGACCAAAcggttatgggcagaagcaattaacactgcttgctatatcataaatcgtgttttgctccgtccaggtacatctaaaacatcttatgaaatttggaaaggtaagaaaccaagtgtggcttactttcatgtttttggatgtgtttgttacattttgagagatagagaaaatcttggtaaatttgatgccaagagtgatgaaggtgtttttattggatactccactaacattagggcttatcgtgtgtataacatgagaacccaaactgtaatggagtcgggtaacgttgttattgatgatgccagggatttttctaagttttctactgaggaagaaattgataAGTTTATTTATGAACCCactgaaaaacacgaagaagTTTCTATCAGTGATACTATTGTTGCAACGCATGGTCCATATGTTCCAACCGAGCACGAATCCGATGAAATAGATTCTGgacagacagaaaagaaatttccagatattatttcggatgaagtccaaaaagagccatcaaccagagttaaattaaatcatccagcagatttaatacttggaaatccaaaagacagtatggtgacaagaagaaggtttagtaatgttgttcaatttgtttgtttcttatctttaattgagcctaaaaatgtgaaagaagctttaactagtgaaaattggattaaagctatgcaagaggaattggaacaattttctagaaacaaagtgtggatccttgtgccaggaccgttgcataccaatattattggcacaaaatggattttcaagaataaatctgatgaatttggtacaattgtgcgaaataaagcaagattagtggcactagggtacacacaagtggaacgaatagactttgatgaaacatttgcacctgttgcaagacttgaatcaattagattattattgtctattgcttgcttgattggttttaggttgttccaaatggatgtcaaatcttcatttctcaatgggatcttgaatgaagaagtatatgttgaacaacccaaagggtttgaagatccccatgcaccTGATCATATTTACAAATTGGAAAAAGCtctatatggtttgaagcaagccccttgggcttggtatgagagactctctcaatttcttgtttctcattgatacaaaaggggtggagtagataaaactttatttatcaaaaatattaaatctaacataattattgctcagatttatgttgatgatattttgtttggttctacttctgacaatgaggtgcaggtatttgtaaaacaaatgaaagaggaatttgaaatgaccatggtgggagaattgacctatttcttaggtttgcaagtcaagcagttagatgaaggcacatttatttctcaaagcaaatatgctaagaacttggtgaaaaattttggacttgaaagttcaaagattgccaaaacaccaatgggaacgactgtgaaactatccaaagatgaaaatggtgtcaaagttgatcctacattatataggagcatgattggtagccttctttatctcactgctagtagacctgatttgagttatagtgttggtgtgtgtgccaggtaccgaggaaatcccatggagtctcatgttgcagctgtcaaaagaatcattcgatatgttcatgggactgttgattatggtatttggtattctaaagaaactaaccctaatctagtgtgttttagtgatgctgattgggcaggtaacactgatgacagaaaaaacactagtggaggatgtttcttcttgggaaataatctagtctcttggcacagcaagaaacagaattctatttctctctcaacagctgaggccaaatacattgcagcaggaagatgttgtgcacaacttttgtggataaaacaaatgatgatggattatgggtttggtcttgacattttaactattttttgtgataatacaagtgcaattaatatttcaaaaaattctgTGCAACATTCccgtactaaacatattgatattcgtcatcatttcataacagaattagttgaaaataaagttcttgtcttggaatatattgaaacacataaacagattgttgatattttcactaaagctcttgattcggttcgctttgatttcctccgaaaatctttgggggtttgttctctttaaatttccttgttattgtgttgtcctcttgatcaaatgtgtgttatttaaggttaagaaaattgtcaattaatttgaaaaattttgttgtgtgtcaagctggataatctgacttgtgtttatgagcctttggttgtatattcttgagagaaatttaattaattcctcctaggcatattcgagtaaatcaatcaatgtttaatgtttgagcttacttttgtgtagcattgtttcaagctccttTGAAAGAATAGAGCTACAtacatcagtgtgtgaaagccgttttttgagtaagttggaactttgtaattcagagttatgaagaggatactctaccatAGAAAAaggctaccactggtgtagtgtgacagcgtcttcatgggttacaattatttataatttcgaaaaagacttatttgtcattgggcaatgttcccttgcatacactgtcacacacttatgcttgaaactatgcaagaaaaattgtacacagtttataaaaaataaaaaaaatgtgtgtaagactcatacatgttgattgattcacttaagaatatgtgcttgtgactgaattgtggtttatttctcttgaatattctttctaattttttatttacacaagtgttcttatccatggtatacactaacacttattttcagttgcttgattttattcttatcaggaTGACTCACATTAATCAATGCAGAAATTTTTGGTTGAGTTATATTTTTGtactttctttttatatataaataaaataaaaatttgtttgacaaggaaattcatggtggaccgaatctttgtggtaattatgtgaaattacgcatttattttgtgtgatttaatatattctttatTTCCAAGGATTTTATTTTTGTCTTCTTTCTCAATTTGGAATACcatgatttgtatctttattgtcTTGTACCTTGTTTAgcatttttaaaaaagaaaaaaaaaagggggaaaaTGTCAATAGGAAGATCGTGTGGGGTTATTTTTCTGGTTACCTTTTTAGTATTGGCATTTTATATCTATTTTACTtccttttataaaataaaataataaaaaaaaaggtaaGTTGTTTTATGTAGATCGTGTGTCTTAACGTTTGTTtcctttttttaattaaaacaatttttaaaaaaaagggAAACCTCTTATTTCCGTGGGTGTCCAAATTGGGTAAGTTTTTCCTTAAAAAGCTTGCCATTACCCTTTTTCTTCTCACCCACGATCTCTCTAAGTcacctcttcttcttctaatttttttttctctcattttttttaagtgtttgCTGCATTTCAGAGAAGGAAAATGGTGAAAACTCATGGAGCTTCCTCTAAGAAAATCCCTGCTTCTCAATCCCAAAAGGTGCCATCTCCATCGCCTCCTCCATCTGTGTCAACGGCACCTCCATCTGTTCCAGCACCTGCCACATCTATTGGAAAAACTTGCAAATCCAAGGCGCGCAAGAAGGTGTTCTCCCTCTCTAATGAACACCCCATGGTGTTTCCAAATATCACAGCTGACATTGTTGATGTTGCACCACCATTTGAAGTGGTGGTGCCCTCTCGAGCCAAGAACCCATCTCCTCTTCCGATTGATTCATCTCTGACGGCTAGGGCAAAATCAAAATCTGTTTCATCTTCTTCCAAAGCTGCTGCTGCTGGGTTACTCAAACTTCCCTTGAAGCCGAGCTAGTCCAAGAAAAATTCTGTGGCTCCCAAAAGGAAATTGGGGTTGGACACGTCTTCTTCCCCCTTGACTGCTGCCAAGAAAAGATTGAAGTCTCATCCCCCTTCTCTGTCTTCCTCCGAATCTGACCCTGAGGAAGAAAAGTCTGAATCTGAAGCAACCCGTGATATCACCTTATTTGATGAAACGGTTCCTGACAATGCAGaatcagaggctgagtctgatgAGCCAGAACAAGAAGGAATTGTCCCCTTTGAACAAGAAGCCGAATCTGACTCAGAGCCAATTGCATCTCCTTTGTCATCCAAGGCTAAAGGGAAGAGACCTATTTCTGATCCTACACCTTCTCCAAAACGTTCAGGTGtaaatttcaaaccttattctTCAACTTTTTGTTATAATGATAATGCTTGTGATATGGTTCTCTATGCTCAAAGGAAATTTATCATTGAAAGAAATTATGTCTTGAGTGATCACCGACCTTATGGTGTGCT from the Humulus lupulus chromosome X, drHumLupu1.1, whole genome shotgun sequence genome contains:
- the LOC133806225 gene encoding uncharacterized protein LOC133806225; the encoded protein is MVKTHGASSKKIPASQSQKVPSPSPPPSVSTAPPSVPAPATSIGKTCKSKARKKVFSLSNEHPMVFPNITADIVDVAPPFEVVVPSRAKNPSPLPIDSSLTARAKSKSVSSSSKAAAAGKLGLDTSSSPLTAAKKRLKSHPPSLSSSESDPEEEKSESEATRDITLFDETVPDNAESEAESDEPEQEGIVPFEQEAESDSEPIASPLSSKAKGKRPISDPTPSPKRSGVNFKPYSSTFCYNDNACDMVLYAQRKFIIERNYVLSDHRPYGVLTMLQDRKWIGSLVKFTGFVDRIVKEFYANLTNEIIKPKSPLYCKVFDRGHWFSFSPQDIAHALHHPLDVEEDDDLATLDKDTVITDLVGQKMVWPSNTVILVSNLTYTYAVLHKFATTNWKPTSHTATISFDMASFLYKVGTSIGINLAMKKDLQRDQEDLVASTTTASYKASAPPTEATDAPSTKKVKPQSLKFAPDDIPHASSSVPTY